From Methylocystis sp. ATCC 49242, one genomic window encodes:
- a CDS encoding ribonuclease HII produces MGPDFRLEGRLRRQGVWPVAGVDEVGRGPLAGPVAAAAVILDPARLPLGVNDSKALGPREREAAFERILSTAQAVSVAFVTPPEIDAMNIRQASLAAMARAVAGLSLAPAFVLVDGRDPPPLACHCRAIVKGDALALSIAAASIVAKVARDGMMRRLAAAYPDYGFETNAGYGARRHLDALERIGPTPVHRFSFAPLRDKS; encoded by the coding sequence ATGGGCCCGGATTTTCGTCTCGAAGGCCGGCTGCGTCGGCAAGGCGTTTGGCCTGTCGCCGGCGTCGACGAGGTCGGCCGTGGTCCCCTCGCCGGCCCCGTGGCGGCGGCGGCGGTCATTCTCGATCCCGCCCGCCTGCCGCTTGGCGTGAATGATTCGAAGGCTCTCGGCCCGAGGGAACGCGAGGCCGCCTTCGAGAGAATTCTGTCCACCGCGCAAGCGGTCAGCGTCGCCTTCGTCACGCCCCCGGAAATCGACGCGATGAACATCCGGCAGGCGTCTCTCGCCGCCATGGCGCGCGCGGTCGCCGGACTTTCGCTGGCGCCCGCCTTCGTGCTCGTCGACGGGCGCGATCCGCCGCCGCTGGCCTGCCACTGCCGCGCCATCGTCAAGGGCGACGCCCTGGCGCTGTCCATCGCCGCCGCGTCCATCGTCGCAAAGGTCGCGCGCGACGGCATGATGCGGCGGCTGGCGGCGGCCTATCCCGACTATGGTTTCGAGACCAACGCCGGCTACGGCGCGAGGCGTCATCTCGACGCGCTGGAGAGGATAGGGCCTACTCCCGTGCATCGTTTCAGTTTTGCGCCGTTACGCGACAAGTCCTGA
- a CDS encoding PA0069 family radical SAM protein produces the protein MGHLAEIAPDAGARIGGLIDAERRRGRGAVSKRSGRFEKETREEIDDGWGALGTLDALKTNIHVEKPRSIITKNDSRDISFDRSINPYRGCEHGCVYCFARPTHAYMGLSPGLDFETEIFVKDGAAQILERELSAPNYVPKMIAIGSNTDPYQPAERRHRVMRSILEVLARAKHPVGIVTKSALVLRDLDLLAPMAEQGLVKVALSVTTLDPRLARIMEPRAATPERRLDAIEKLAAAGVPVAVMTAPIIPAVNDEEIETILTRAHAAGAREAGYIMLRLPLELRDIFSEWLVANFPDKARRALSLVRSTRGGKIYDAAFGKRMTGDGPYAWMIGRRFEVASKRLGFSQTRLRTDLFEPPRRAPQQLALF, from the coding sequence ATGGGCCATTTGGCGGAAATTGCGCCAGACGCGGGGGCGCGGATCGGCGGGTTGATCGACGCCGAGCGCCGGCGCGGACGCGGCGCGGTCTCGAAGCGCAGCGGGCGCTTTGAAAAGGAGACCCGCGAGGAAATCGACGACGGCTGGGGCGCGCTCGGAACGCTGGACGCACTGAAGACCAATATTCACGTCGAGAAGCCGCGTTCGATCATCACCAAGAACGATTCGCGCGACATTTCCTTCGATCGCTCGATCAATCCCTATCGCGGTTGCGAGCATGGCTGCGTCTATTGTTTCGCACGGCCAACGCACGCGTATATGGGCCTGTCTCCCGGCCTCGATTTCGAAACGGAAATCTTCGTCAAGGACGGCGCGGCGCAGATTCTCGAGCGCGAATTGTCGGCGCCGAACTATGTCCCGAAGATGATCGCCATCGGCTCCAACACCGACCCCTATCAGCCGGCGGAAAGACGCCACCGCGTGATGCGCTCGATTCTCGAAGTGCTGGCGCGCGCGAAACATCCGGTCGGCATTGTGACGAAATCAGCGCTGGTGCTGCGCGATCTCGATCTGCTCGCGCCCATGGCCGAGCAGGGCCTGGTGAAAGTCGCGCTGTCGGTGACGACGCTCGATCCGCGTCTTGCGCGCATCATGGAGCCGCGCGCCGCGACGCCCGAGCGCCGGCTCGACGCCATCGAGAAGCTGGCCGCGGCCGGCGTTCCCGTCGCCGTGATGACCGCGCCGATCATACCGGCTGTCAATGACGAGGAGATCGAGACGATCCTGACCCGCGCCCACGCCGCGGGGGCGCGGGAGGCGGGCTATATCATGCTGCGCCTGCCGCTCGAACTGCGCGACATTTTCAGCGAGTGGCTCGTCGCCAATTTTCCCGACAAGGCGCGGCGCGCCCTGTCGCTCGTGCGCTCCACGCGCGGCGGGAAAATCTACGACGCCGCCTTCGGCAAGCGCATGACCGGCGACGGCCCTTACGCCTGGATGATCGGGCGCCGATTTGAGGTCGCCTCCAAGCGCCTCGGCTTTTCGCAGACGCGACTGCGGACCGATCTCTTCGAACCGCCGCGGCGCGCGCCGCAGCAGCTCGCGTTGTTTTGA
- a CDS encoding homospermidine synthase yields MSVWPVYGKITGPIVLIGFGSIGRGILPLIERHFDFDKSRFTVIDPVDTHRRLLDERGVAFIKTGLTPENYREVLTPLLTKGDGQGFIVNLSVDVSSLAIMQLARELKALYVDTVVEPWPGFYFDKSKGNEGRTNYALRETVLEERRKNPGGSTAVSCVGANPGMVSWFVKQALVNIAKDTGVLDREPTTRAEWGALAQKLGLKGVHIAERDTQRARDPKPRNVFVNTWSVEGFVSEGMQPAELGWGTHEKSLPDIGRTHSTGCGAAIYLLSPGANTRVRSWCPTPGPQYGFLVTHNESISIADYLTVRDASGKAVYRPTCHYAYHPADDAVLSLHEMFGQAGKMQDSWKILDENEIVDGIDELGVLLYGHAKNAYWYGSQLSIEETRDLAPYQNATGLQVASAALAGMVWALENPEAGIVEADEVDYKRCLEVQLPYLGPVKGYYTDWTPLEGRPGLFPEDIDESDPWQFKNILVR; encoded by the coding sequence ATGTCCGTCTGGCCCGTCTATGGCAAAATCACCGGCCCGATCGTTCTGATCGGATTCGGCTCCATCGGGCGCGGCATCCTGCCCCTGATCGAGCGCCATTTCGACTTCGACAAGAGCCGCTTCACGGTCATCGATCCCGTCGACACGCACCGTCGCCTGCTCGACGAGCGCGGCGTCGCCTTTATCAAGACCGGCCTCACGCCGGAGAACTACCGCGAGGTGCTGACGCCGCTCCTGACCAAGGGCGACGGACAGGGCTTCATCGTCAATCTCTCGGTCGACGTCTCCTCGCTCGCCATCATGCAGCTAGCGCGCGAACTGAAGGCGCTTTATGTCGACACGGTCGTCGAGCCCTGGCCCGGCTTCTATTTCGACAAGAGCAAGGGTAACGAAGGCCGCACCAATTACGCCCTGCGCGAGACGGTCCTCGAGGAGCGTCGCAAGAATCCGGGCGGCTCCACCGCCGTTTCCTGCGTCGGCGCCAACCCCGGCATGGTTTCCTGGTTCGTGAAGCAGGCGCTGGTGAACATCGCCAAGGACACGGGCGTCCTCGACCGGGAGCCGACGACCCGCGCCGAATGGGGCGCGCTGGCGCAGAAGCTCGGGCTCAAGGGCGTCCACATCGCCGAGCGCGACACGCAGCGCGCCCGCGACCCGAAGCCCCGCAACGTCTTCGTCAACACATGGTCAGTCGAGGGCTTCGTCTCCGAAGGCATGCAGCCCGCCGAACTCGGCTGGGGCACGCATGAAAAGTCGCTGCCGGACATCGGCCGCACGCATTCGACGGGCTGCGGCGCGGCGATCTATCTGCTCTCTCCTGGCGCCAACACGCGCGTGCGCTCGTGGTGCCCGACGCCGGGGCCGCAATACGGCTTCCTCGTCACGCACAATGAGTCGATCTCGATCGCCGACTATCTCACCGTGCGCGACGCCTCCGGCAAGGCCGTCTATCGCCCGACCTGCCATTACGCCTATCACCCGGCCGACGACGCGGTGCTCTCGCTGCACGAGATGTTCGGGCAGGCCGGGAAGATGCAGGACAGCTGGAAGATTCTCGACGAGAACGAGATCGTCGACGGGATCGACGAACTGGGCGTGCTGCTCTATGGCCATGCCAAGAACGCCTATTGGTACGGCTCGCAGCTTTCGATCGAGGAGACGCGCGACCTCGCTCCCTACCAGAACGCGACCGGCCTGCAGGTCGCCTCCGCCGCGCTCGCCGGCATGGTCTGGGCGCTCGAGAATCCGGAGGCCGGAATCGTCGAGGCCGACGAGGTCGACTACAAGCGCTGCCTTGAAGTGCAACTGCCCTATCTCGGCCCCGTGAAAGGCTATTACACCGACTGGACGCCGCTCGAGGGCCGCCCCGGCCTCTTCCCGGAGGACATCGACGAGAGCGATCCCTGGCAGTTCAAAAACATTCTGGTGCGCTGA
- a CDS encoding CHAD domain-containing protein codes for MKRSAEARESPAAEGSAPRRDVVAGPASAGPQKARPVKLAPEDSTEDAAICVFLSALDQFEANARALRAQEDPECVHQMRVALRRLRAAIGLFRNALSGPALDAARERAKAIASVLGAARDWDVFREMLEAGPRAAFEQEPSFFALLDAVASRRATAYAQARAKLDETQAVQFVAEFRAAIELRDWNAAADARDEGSAKGFAQAALTRLRKRVMKKSRGLADLSPEDRHQARIALKKARYGAEFFQSLFPHRRGARRFSRALAELQDGLGAFNDMETVTPLLDEIDAGDGGVTMRASAFVRGWFAHAARAGVEHARESEKRLKELAPFWS; via the coding sequence ATGAAGCGTTCGGCGGAGGCCCGGGAGTCTCCCGCCGCCGAGGGATCGGCGCCGCGGCGCGACGTCGTGGCCGGGCCCGCGTCAGCCGGACCGCAGAAGGCGCGGCCAGTAAAACTCGCTCCCGAGGACTCGACGGAGGACGCCGCGATTTGCGTCTTCCTCTCCGCGCTCGACCAGTTCGAAGCCAATGCAAGAGCGTTACGGGCGCAGGAAGATCCGGAATGCGTCCACCAGATGCGGGTGGCGCTGCGCCGGCTGCGCGCCGCCATCGGCCTGTTCCGCAACGCGCTTTCGGGACCGGCGTTAGACGCCGCGCGCGAGCGCGCGAAGGCGATTGCGTCCGTTCTCGGCGCCGCGCGAGATTGGGACGTGTTTCGCGAGATGCTCGAGGCCGGCCCGCGCGCGGCCTTTGAGCAGGAGCCGAGTTTCTTTGCGCTGCTCGACGCCGTGGCGTCGCGCCGCGCGACGGCCTATGCGCAGGCGCGCGCCAAGCTCGACGAAACGCAGGCGGTGCAATTCGTCGCGGAGTTCCGGGCGGCGATCGAGCTGCGCGACTGGAATGCGGCGGCGGACGCGCGCGACGAGGGCTCTGCGAAAGGCTTCGCGCAAGCGGCGCTGACGCGGCTGCGCAAGCGCGTGATGAAAAAAAGCAGGGGACTGGCTGATCTGTCGCCCGAGGATCGTCACCAGGCGCGCATCGCGCTGAAAAAGGCGCGCTATGGCGCGGAGTTTTTCCAGAGCCTTTTCCCGCATCGGCGCGGCGCGCGCAGATTTTCCCGCGCGCTCGCCGAATTGCAGGACGGACTCGGCGCCTTCAACGACATGGAGACGGTGACGCCGCTGCTCGACGAGATCGACGCCGGGGACGGCGGCGTGACGATGCGCGCGTCAGCCTTCGTGCGCGGCTGGTTCGCCCATGCGGCGCGGGCCGGCGTCGAACATGCGCGGGAAAGCGAGAAGCGGCTGAAGGAGCTGGCGCCGTTCTGGAGCTGA
- a CDS encoding acyl-[ACP]--phospholipid O-acyltransferase: MSQSLLATRRFAPLFWRQFFAAFNDNFLKNALVLLILFKIGGDAGASLVTLAGALFIAPFFLLSGLGGELADKYDKALIARRLSLAEIGVASVSATGFVLGDVPTLFAALVLFGITGALFGPVKYGILPDHLTREELPAGNALVESATFIAILTGTIAGGFAMESHGDIAFAVGIMVVAVASYAAAWFIPPTQSAAAGLRIDANIFRSTYRLLRVLRADRTLSRLTGVTSLFWLFGSIAMSLMPPLVTHVLHGSESVVTIHLAVFAIAIAVGSGLAAFLLHGRIVLLPAAVGSAIIAFVSGDLGLSLLLQPMHEGAADLGPAAYFAQPGAWRATIDLGLLALAGGLMIVPAFAAIQAQSEPSERARTVAAVNVHNAAFMAIGGLAVAGLQSYGVSLAHLLIGMAVVALLSAVWIWKAVVRNPLLDVLSIFFRAFYRLEVKGLENFEKAGPNPIVALNHVSFLDAAAILSVMPKEPVFAIDHGISQRWWVKPFLKLTRAIPLDPSKPLGTRTLVNAVKAGDPLVIFPEGRLTVTGSLMKVYDGAGLIAEKSGAMVVPVRIDGPEATMFSRLTREQARRRWFPKFTLTVQEPVRLTVDDELKGKARRMAAGAALYQIMSDLIFRTTRTDETLFEAVVRAADKHGFSRVALEDPITGKLTYRKILVGARALGEKIAAYGQPGDAIGIMLPNANGAGVAFLAVTSAGRAPAMINFTAGAANILSGCEAAQVKTILTSRGFIEKGKLEKLVAAIEEKVQLVYLEDIRATIGLFDKLRAMLRFTKPVVARKPDDMAAILFTSGSEGAPKGVALSHRNMLANAAQAAARIDFGRADKVFNVLPIFHSFGLTIGFMLPLISGVPVYFYPSPLHYRIVPELVYGTNATILFGTDTFLAGYARSAHAYDFRSIRYVVAGAEPVKQSTRDVWSEKFGIRILEGYGVTETAPVLALNTPMFNKFGTVGRLMPGVDYRLETVPGVEEGGRLLVRGPNVMMGYLKADRPGVLQPPEGGWYDTGDIVTIDAQGFVTIKGRAKRFAKIGGEMVSLAAIEQLAAELWPKAISAAATEVDPRKGERIVLVTQEKNATRADFQAYAKSKGAADLMVPAEVLVVEKVPLLGSGKLDFAGVTKMVRDRGRYMANGPRLPNGLLGRIDGSVAISA, encoded by the coding sequence ATGTCGCAGTCGCTTCTCGCAACGCGCCGTTTCGCGCCCCTGTTCTGGCGCCAGTTCTTCGCGGCCTTCAACGACAATTTCCTCAAGAACGCGCTCGTTTTGCTGATCCTCTTCAAGATCGGCGGGGATGCGGGCGCTTCGCTCGTGACCCTTGCGGGGGCGCTTTTCATCGCGCCCTTCTTCCTGCTGTCCGGCCTGGGCGGCGAACTCGCCGACAAATACGACAAGGCGCTGATCGCCCGCCGTCTCAGCCTAGCGGAAATCGGCGTCGCTAGCGTCTCCGCCACGGGCTTTGTTCTGGGCGACGTTCCGACGCTCTTTGCGGCATTGGTTCTGTTCGGAATTACGGGCGCGTTGTTCGGCCCCGTGAAATACGGCATCCTGCCCGATCATCTGACCCGCGAGGAATTGCCGGCCGGCAACGCGCTCGTCGAAAGCGCGACCTTCATCGCCATTCTCACCGGCACGATCGCCGGCGGTTTCGCGATGGAGTCGCATGGCGACATCGCCTTCGCTGTCGGGATCATGGTCGTCGCCGTCGCGAGCTACGCCGCCGCCTGGTTCATTCCCCCGACGCAGAGCGCCGCCGCCGGGCTGAGGATCGACGCCAACATCTTTCGCTCGACCTACCGCCTGCTGCGCGTGCTGCGCGCCGACCGGACGCTGTCGCGCCTCACCGGCGTGACCAGCCTCTTCTGGCTCTTCGGCTCCATCGCAATGTCACTGATGCCGCCGCTCGTGACGCATGTGCTGCATGGTTCGGAAAGCGTCGTCACGATCCATCTCGCCGTCTTCGCCATCGCCATCGCCGTGGGCTCCGGCCTCGCCGCCTTCCTGCTGCATGGCAGGATCGTGCTTCTGCCGGCCGCCGTCGGCTCGGCGATCATCGCCTTCGTATCCGGCGATCTCGGCCTTTCGCTGCTGCTGCAGCCGATGCATGAGGGCGCCGCCGATCTCGGCCCCGCCGCCTATTTCGCGCAGCCCGGCGCCTGGCGCGCGACGATCGATCTCGGCCTTCTCGCGCTCGCCGGCGGCCTGATGATCGTTCCCGCCTTCGCCGCCATTCAGGCGCAGAGCGAACCGTCGGAGCGCGCCCGCACGGTCGCGGCGGTCAATGTGCACAACGCCGCCTTCATGGCCATCGGCGGACTGGCCGTCGCCGGCCTGCAGAGCTACGGCGTCTCGCTCGCGCATCTTCTCATCGGCATGGCCGTCGTCGCGTTGCTGTCGGCGGTCTGGATCTGGAAGGCGGTCGTCAGGAACCCCTTGCTCGACGTCCTCTCGATCTTCTTTCGCGCCTTCTACCGGCTGGAGGTGAAGGGACTGGAGAATTTCGAGAAGGCGGGGCCCAATCCCATCGTCGCGCTCAATCATGTGAGCTTTCTGGACGCGGCGGCGATTCTCTCCGTCATGCCGAAGGAGCCCGTTTTCGCCATCGACCACGGCATTTCGCAGCGCTGGTGGGTGAAGCCCTTCCTGAAACTCACCCGCGCCATTCCGCTCGATCCGTCGAAGCCGCTCGGCACGCGCACGCTGGTCAACGCCGTGAAGGCGGGCGATCCGCTGGTGATCTTTCCCGAAGGGCGCCTCACCGTCACCGGAAGCCTGATGAAGGTCTATGACGGCGCCGGGCTGATCGCCGAGAAATCCGGCGCCATGGTCGTGCCCGTGAGGATCGACGGTCCCGAGGCGACGATGTTCTCGCGCCTCACCCGCGAACAGGCGCGCCGCCGCTGGTTCCCGAAATTCACGCTGACGGTTCAGGAGCCGGTGCGCCTCACCGTCGATGACGAGCTGAAGGGCAAGGCGCGGCGCATGGCCGCCGGCGCGGCGCTCTATCAGATCATGTCGGATCTCATCTTCCGCACGACGAGGACGGACGAGACATTATTCGAGGCGGTGGTCCGCGCCGCCGACAAGCACGGTTTTTCGCGCGTCGCGCTCGAAGACCCGATCACGGGCAAGCTCACCTATCGCAAGATCCTCGTCGGCGCGCGCGCGCTCGGCGAGAAGATCGCCGCCTATGGACAGCCGGGCGACGCAATCGGAATCATGTTGCCCAACGCCAATGGCGCGGGGGTCGCCTTCCTCGCCGTGACGTCGGCGGGCCGCGCGCCGGCGATGATCAATTTCACCGCGGGCGCCGCGAATATTCTCTCGGGCTGCGAAGCGGCCCAGGTGAAGACCATTCTCACCTCGCGCGGCTTCATCGAGAAAGGCAAGCTGGAAAAGCTCGTCGCCGCGATCGAGGAGAAGGTCCAGCTGGTCTATCTCGAAGATATCCGCGCAACGATCGGGCTTTTCGACAAGCTGCGCGCCATGCTGCGCTTCACCAAGCCCGTCGTTGCGCGCAAGCCGGACGACATGGCCGCCATTCTCTTCACCTCGGGCTCGGAGGGCGCGCCCAAGGGCGTCGCGCTTTCGCACCGGAACATGCTGGCGAACGCCGCGCAGGCGGCGGCGCGCATCGACTTCGGCCGCGCCGACAAGGTCTTCAACGTGCTGCCGATCTTCCACAGCTTCGGGCTGACGATCGGCTTCATGCTTCCGCTGATCTCGGGCGTGCCGGTTTATTTCTATCCCTCGCCGCTGCATTACCGCATCGTGCCGGAGCTGGTTTACGGAACCAACGCGACGATCCTTTTCGGCACGGACACATTCCTCGCCGGCTATGCGCGTTCCGCCCACGCCTATGACTTCCGCTCGATACGCTATGTGGTCGCGGGCGCGGAGCCGGTGAAGCAGTCGACGCGCGACGTGTGGAGCGAGAAATTCGGCATAAGGATTCTGGAAGGCTACGGCGTCACGGAGACGGCGCCGGTGCTTGCGCTCAACACGCCGATGTTCAACAAATTCGGCACGGTCGGAAGACTCATGCCCGGCGTCGATTACAGGCTCGAAACCGTGCCGGGCGTCGAGGAAGGCGGACGTCTGCTGGTTCGCGGCCCCAATGTGATGATGGGCTATCTCAAGGCCGACAGGCCCGGCGTGCTGCAACCGCCGGAGGGCGGCTGGTACGACACGGGCGACATCGTCACGATCGACGCGCAGGGCTTCGTCACGATCAAGGGACGCGCCAAGCGTTTCGCCAAGATCGGCGGCGAGATGGTCTCGCTCGCCGCGATCGAGCAGCTCGCCGCGGAGCTCTGGCCCAAGGCGATCTCCGCCGCCGCCACCGAGGTCGATCCGCGCAAGGGCGAACGCATCGTGCTCGTCACGCAGGAGAAGAACGCGACGCGCGCCGATTTCCAGGCCTACGCCAAGTCGAAAGGCGCCGCCGATCTGATGGTCCCGGCCGAAGTTCTGGTCGTCGAGAAGGTGCCGCTGCTCGGCTCCGGCAAGCTCGATTTCGCCGGCGTGACGAAGATGGTGCGCGACCGCGGCCGCTACATGGCGAACGGCCCGCGCCTGCCCAATGGCCTGCTCGGACGCATCGACGGGAGCGTGGCGATCTCGGCGTGA
- a CDS encoding YiaA/YiaB family inner membrane protein has translation MTSQPIKHSSAFVTFSYATFILSLVMVGGGVFLMPIDHWMKGFLAMGIVMLVQSCIIVTKTIRDNQEAEKLLNRIEDAKTERLLMDVSKAA, from the coding sequence ATGACCTCGCAACCGATCAAACACTCTTCCGCCTTCGTCACCTTCTCCTACGCCACCTTCATCCTGTCGCTCGTCATGGTCGGCGGCGGCGTGTTCCTCATGCCGATCGACCATTGGATGAAGGGTTTTCTCGCCATGGGGATCGTGATGCTGGTGCAGTCCTGCATCATCGTGACCAAGACGATCCGCGACAATCAGGAGGCGGAAAAGCTCCTCAACCGCATCGAGGACGCCAAGACCGAACGCCTGCTGATGGACGTCTCCAAGGCGGCGTAA
- a CDS encoding PspA/IM30 family protein translates to MFKTVVTLLRGRAFEAEERLADRHALSLLDQQMRDAAASVDRAKKALAIAIAQDRSEEQKLAATRAQIAELEARAVEALRGGREDLAQKAAESIAALEGDAQAADRARAIFVAEIGKLERHVRNQSARLAELERGRRIARAAQAVRVARRGRLEEAPCYQSTLSEAEATLARLREQQAEVCAAEAALDALDAEPTAENLNETLANEGFGPPVKPRASAVLARLKEKAGA, encoded by the coding sequence ATGTTCAAGACCGTCGTCACCCTTCTCAGAGGACGCGCTTTCGAGGCCGAGGAGCGTCTCGCCGACCGCCACGCCCTTTCGCTGCTGGACCAGCAGATGCGCGACGCGGCGGCGAGCGTCGATCGCGCAAAAAAGGCGCTCGCCATCGCCATCGCGCAGGACCGCAGCGAGGAGCAGAAACTCGCCGCGACGCGCGCGCAGATAGCGGAACTCGAAGCCCGCGCCGTCGAGGCGCTCAGGGGCGGGCGCGAGGATCTGGCGCAAAAGGCCGCCGAGAGCATCGCCGCGCTCGAAGGCGACGCGCAGGCCGCCGACAGGGCGCGCGCAATTTTCGTCGCCGAGATCGGAAAGCTCGAGCGCCATGTGCGCAACCAGTCGGCGCGTCTCGCCGAGCTCGAACGCGGCCGCCGCATCGCCCGCGCCGCGCAGGCGGTGCGCGTCGCCCGCCGCGGCCGGCTGGAGGAGGCGCCCTGCTATCAGTCGACGCTCTCCGAGGCCGAGGCGACGCTCGCAAGGCTGCGGGAACAACAGGCGGAAGTCTGCGCGGCGGAAGCGGCGCTCGACGCGTTGGACGCGGAGCCGACGGCCGAAAACCTCAACGAGACGCTCGCCAACGAAGGCTTCGGCCCGCCGGTGAAGCCGCGCGCGTCGGCCGTTCTCGCAAGGCTCAAGGAAAAGGCCGGCGCCTGA
- a CDS encoding TetR/AcrR family transcriptional regulator, producing MSVKTRENAAERRPPLRDRLISAAEQAIAGRGLSGLKARDLAASAGCALGAIYTAFADLDELILRVNVRTLERLEAALDAALRSTDPAQALPALARAYLDFARREEPSWRALFQHRLPQGATVPEWYAEARNRLFGRLEAPLAALLPSQDAAARARLARTLFSAVHGVVALGLEEKLADTPPALLDAQLETLVRLVAAGLSQETGRLP from the coding sequence GTGAGCGTAAAAACTAGGGAAAATGCCGCCGAACGCCGCCCCCCGTTGCGCGATCGCCTGATTTCGGCGGCCGAGCAGGCGATTGCCGGGCGCGGGCTCTCGGGGCTCAAGGCGCGCGATCTCGCCGCATCCGCAGGCTGCGCGCTCGGCGCGATCTACACGGCCTTCGCCGATCTCGACGAGTTGATCCTGCGCGTCAACGTCCGCACGCTGGAGCGGCTGGAGGCGGCGCTCGACGCGGCGCTTCGCTCGACCGATCCGGCGCAGGCGCTGCCCGCCCTCGCCCGCGCCTATCTGGATTTCGCGCGTCGCGAGGAGCCGAGCTGGCGCGCCCTCTTCCAGCATCGCCTGCCGCAGGGCGCGACGGTGCCGGAGTGGTACGCCGAAGCGCGCAACCGTCTCTTCGGGCGGCTGGAGGCGCCGCTCGCCGCGCTGCTGCCGTCGCAGGACGCCGCCGCCCGCGCGCGGCTGGCGCGCACTCTGTTTTCCGCCGTGCACGGCGTCGTCGCGCTGGGGCTGGAGGAGAAGCTCGCCGATACGCCGCCGGCGCTGCTAGACGCGCAGCTGGAGACATTGGTGCGCCTCGTCGCCGCCGGCCTCTCGCAGGAGACGGGCCGCTTGCCTTGA
- a CDS encoding sulfite exporter TauE/SafE family protein: MTYLLLFAVAIWAGAQNALAGGGSFLILPTLMFTGMDALAANITSCVALFPAQLATGWTGRRLAAGVGPLSLRGLFAISIVGGAIGAVILLGTPRGLFARLVPWLVLFATGIFAWGSFLRKPGESHAHLSAPGAGLAQFLIATYGGYFGGGAGFLMVAALTMAGQAVRVASATKNVLAGVMNASAVAIFLFSPDLHWTQALITAAGATIGGVAGGRLIHHIDEKILRAFIIVIGAALTVGLFIKAG; this comes from the coding sequence ATGACCTATCTTCTTCTTTTCGCGGTCGCGATCTGGGCGGGCGCGCAAAATGCGCTCGCCGGCGGCGGCTCCTTTCTCATCCTGCCGACGTTGATGTTCACCGGGATGGACGCGCTCGCCGCCAACATCACCTCCTGCGTGGCGCTGTTTCCCGCGCAGCTCGCGACCGGCTGGACCGGGCGTCGGCTCGCGGCGGGCGTCGGCCCGCTCTCCTTGCGCGGGCTTTTCGCCATCAGCATCGTCGGCGGGGCCATCGGCGCCGTCATTCTGCTCGGCACGCCGCGCGGCCTTTTCGCGCGGCTCGTGCCCTGGCTCGTGCTGTTCGCGACCGGAATTTTCGCCTGGGGCAGCTTCCTTCGCAAACCCGGCGAGAGCCATGCGCATCTCTCTGCGCCGGGCGCGGGTCTGGCGCAATTTCTCATCGCCACCTATGGCGGCTATTTCGGCGGAGGCGCGGGCTTCCTCATGGTCGCGGCCCTGACCATGGCGGGGCAGGCCGTGCGTGTCGCGAGCGCGACGAAGAATGTGCTCGCGGGCGTGATGAACGCCTCGGCTGTCGCGATCTTCCTGTTTTCGCCCGATCTGCACTGGACGCAGGCGCTGATCACCGCCGCCGGCGCAACGATCGGCGGCGTCGCGGGCGGGCGCCTCATCCATCACATCGACGAGAAGATTCTGCGCGCCTTCATCATCGTCATCGGCGCGGCGTTGACGGTGGGTCTGTTCATCAAGGCGGGGTGA
- a CDS encoding PilZ domain-containing protein: protein MPAPSLEKGKSKVSPVDERRTAARLKAYAEAWADPGGMEPAIPCKVIDISGGGAKLDCQATLPERFTLHVGAAKHAAHVIWRRQTQVGVEFEKSAKKLP from the coding sequence ATGCCCGCACCCTCCCTAGAAAAAGGCAAGTCCAAAGTTTCCCCCGTCGACGAAAGGCGGACGGCCGCCCGCCTGAAAGCCTATGCGGAAGCCTGGGCCGACCCGGGCGGAATGGAGCCGGCGATACCCTGCAAGGTCATCGACATTTCCGGCGGAGGGGCGAAGCTCGACTGCCAGGCGACGCTCCCGGAGAGATTCACGCTGCATGTCGGCGCGGCGAAGCACGCGGCGCATGTGATCTGGCGTCGCCAGACCCAGGTCGGTGTCGAATTCGAAAAGTCGGCGAAGAAGCTCCCCTGA